In the Ctenopharyngodon idella isolate HZGC_01 chromosome 21, HZGC01, whole genome shotgun sequence genome, agaaaaaacaataatattgtgaaatattttaaaattatggttttctattttaatatactttaaaatataatttatttctgtgttgcaaagttgaattttcagcatcattactccagtcttcagtgtcacatgatccttcagaaatcattccaatacgctgatttattatcaatgttggaaacagttgtgctgcttaatattattttataacctgtgatactttttcaggactctttgatgaataaaaagttaaaaaatatcagcatttatttaaaatagaaatcttttgtaacaatatacactaccgttcaaaagtttggggtcagtaattttttttctttctttttttttttgaaagaaattaatacttttattcagcatggatgtgttaaattgataaaaagtgatagtaaagatttatattgttagaaaagatttatattttgaataaatgctgttctttttaaccttttattcatcaatgaatcctgaaaaaagtatcacaggttccaaaaaaatattaaacaacacaacagtatcaaatcagcatattagaatgatttctgaagcatcatgtgacactgaagactggagtaatgatgctgaaaattcagctttgcaacacaaaaaattatattttaaagtatgttaaaatagaaaaccataattttaaattgtgataatatttcacaatattattgttttttctgtatttattatgaaataaatgcagccttaatgagcataagagacttcgatcaaaaacattaaaaatagtaatgtttccaaacttttgactggtagtgtatataaaatatattcaaatagaaaacaggtatttaaaattgtaataatatattcacaatatttgttttagtaaaaaaggcagcctttgtgagcataaaaggcttttcaaaaacatttaaaaaaaaaattgtagtgacccaaaacttttgatcAGAAGTGtatcttattaaaaaaaaaaaaaaacattcagagagGTGATGGTTGAACTTTGAGTTACCATCTGACCCAGTCACCAATAAATTCACATAAACTCAATATAAATCAAGAACTGTTACCAAGAACATGGTACACATGTTGTACTGATGGTCAAGGTCATtctaaaagtttaaaaaaagtcttaaatcaACACTATTCTCCAAATACTGTAACCGAGGGAGAAATATCTTACCAAGTAAAGGAACAAGTTTTCTGGGAGGACCATCATCctataaaagaagaaaaaaaagaggtttGGCAATGTTGTGAATTTAGTTAACAGGACCATTTCACAGTACTTCAGTGTAAAATCTGTGTTATTGATCTGAAAAGATCAGATTCTTACTAACCTTCGCCCATGACTCTGTATCTCTCTCCGTCTGTCTCGGGGCCGGGGGACTCGATCGAGGCGAATCCTCAATGTAGACCGCAGAAGGTAGAGCAGACAGACTGGTTTGGGAAGAGCTGGTTGTGTTTGGCAAGCTGTCGCCTAATCCCCGGTCTTCATCCTCCACAGGTATGCTCTTGCTACCCGTTTCCTGTGTTTCTTGCGTCAACAAGGGGCGGGACTCTGGGCGTTGCTCCTCCTCCCTCTCTAATCCAGCATTACGGCTGTTCTCTTTCTCCTCTTCTGATCTTGGGCACTCATCCTGAGTGATGGCAACAACAACTGATTAAAACTATGGGttaaagtaaataattaaatatatatataaataaataatagaatttaattattaaaattaagatgtatttaatgtttcttcaaaatatatttatttataaaataaatataattttaatttgttttacatttaaattttatttaaagcacCAGAATATTAACCAAAACTCTAATTCATCTAATTActcaaaataaatcataaaaagtcaaaaagaaACTTACAATAGGAATCTTCACTTCTTTCAAATCACCAGGAGTGTCTGAAATAAAGTTGATAGCAAATATGtccattaaaaaaagtacatttgatTTTCCACTTTTCATATCTATGCCATAATGCAATGAAAGTTGTACTATGTTCtatgaatgttttttaaatatcttcaaACTTCTCATACAGATGTAACAACTCTCACTGCTGTTATTCACAGTGTTGtctaagttactctaaaaagtcattaattactagctactcATTACATCTTTAATAGTGTAATTcgattactgtactaattactctctctaaaaagtattgcattacttattactaattaccttctaaatcccatatcaacctccaccagttgaacaatacaaggatagacatgaaactgctcttttaattctttcaaataagtAATATGAAACTGAATACATCtttcttgaactgaccaaagtatttaaagggaggttacattaaaaacatacattataaGATTAGAcgttaaattttgatgttaaatccactattgttttatatagaagtTTTTCTATAGTCTACACAGTATTGAATGCAATTACatcaaaagtaactaattaaattacaaaaaaattaagagtaatcccttacttcactttttcaatggaaaagtaattaaattacagcaaTAACACTGTTTACACTTACACTAATTaccaagtaatgcattacacctAACATTCAATACAATATTGAATACAAGGACTACAAAAGGTTTCCTAACATACCACTTCGTCGACAGTAACCTTTCttccataaaaatattccaAGAGGGATGAAGAATATGATCAGTATCAGCACCAAAATTGGTAAAACAATcgctaaaaaagaaaagaagattaaattaaatatttcctTCTGTTCATGACTACATAACACAGTGTAACTAATATTAAGTTTAAGTCACTTATTTTCTTAATTCAAGTTAATTTTGGAACATGTCTGTACGCATGTGCTGGCCTTACCTATAACATCAGTGTTATTTGATGGCGATGGCGCGTCTGTTAGACCTGCTGTTGGATCTGTCGTGGTGCGCTTCCTGCACTTTGTATTGGATGTCGCATTGCAACGGCTCACTTCTTCCTCATCAGCTTTGCACCTGTAAAACCATGGTCAAAAAATATGCCTTTTAGAAAATGTGTGAAGCCAAAGGCTTAAAATAGGAGTCTTTAAATGATTGTCTTTATGAATAGCACAATGAAAGCCTCAGGGGTTAAAGGTGGAGAGAGTGAATCAGTGGGAAAGGGATCTGACTCATTGGATGTGGTGATCTAAAGCAGGGGCTGAAAGGTTAACAGAATAGAGGGTGGGAGTGTCGGATCTGTCTGCTTTCATCATGGTGTTGTGCAGCAGAACAGAGGACAAATTGGGAAGAGCACATTCCAGAGGAAGTAAGGAACTCACCTGGCGCATTTCTTGCACACTTCACATGGCTCGTCGGGCAGGCAGAAAGAACCAGATTTGCATTCACACTTGGTGTTGCTTGTGCTGGTGCATTCTGCAACCACAATCTGATCTGTAAAGGGTGGAAGAGAAACAAAGAGTTAAGGGAGGGAAGGATGAAGAAATCAGAAACGAGCAGGAGAGAAGCAATGGACCTAAAACTTCTGAAGGGTGACCAGAATTGGATCAATGTTATATCTAGAATCCAGATTCAATCCGGATCTAAAgtgaataatacatttttcgAGTCATTTTTGCATGGAACAAATATGCCTCTTAATGGTGACCTGAAGTAATGGTGGATTAATTCAGATTCAGTTCAGATTCAGATGAGGATAATAATCTGGAGCTAGATTCAATCCAGATCTagaattaacaacaacaacaaaaaatgatcctactgtatatataattatatagcaCCTGTCTCACGGAACAGCTGAAATGCACCTTCGAAGAGTAACtttaattatttgattaaatgtCAGACAAATCCAGATTCTGATCCATATTCAATCCAAATTTATATCAAATAATGATCGAATGTATTCATGTTAAAAATCATCTCTGCTTCAGAAGACCATTGAAATGCACCTCTTagggtaaaataaataatttaaagtttGGATAAATCCAAATGCTGATTCAGATTCAAtccaaatttaaaattaaaaaaaaaaaaaaaaaaaagattcagtgCATAATTGTTACAACTAATCTGTGATTCAGAGAACAACAAAAATTTCCCTGTGAATGGTGAAATGAAGGAATGGATCAATGTTGGATCAATACAGATCCAGTTTCAATTCACTTTACATTTTGTACAATTAATATCTGCCTCAGAGAACAGTTAAACTGCATGGAAAGTCTTAAATCAACACACCCTTGTGACTCAGCAGGCAGAAGGTCTAACCTGGGAGTGATTAATTGCGCAAAATAGATACCGAACAAGACGGCACATGATATAGGCACACCCTGCATCATCCTAaaacacacgcatacacacaatCCCGGACAAGAGACACAAAGGGGTGGCATGCACTAGAGGATAGATCAGTCATTCATGCACACACAAATGGCTAGTGAAAGAACACAGGAGTGGGGCCACACCCAGGACGTGTAACATTAGGAGATCAGATTCCCAGGAGTGAGGTGTCCAGCACAGGAAACACTAGACTCAACTCTATTCATGGGGCCTGCTTATATCCCAGTCCTCATGCAAATCCTATGGGAGGCGTATTGTCTAAACAGGCGAGCGAGATTTTGTTTATATGAATATGTAGTGTTTACAACAGAGTTTGAATCTGAACAAGCAGTAGGGTCTTGTGGGAAAGAGTATTTAGGTAAATCAAATGGTTTAATAAACGGTAAACGTGGCTGTCCaatcaaaataaacagcagtTTAATGGATGGCTTTGACTTCAGAGAAACCAGAGACAGACTAAATAGCTTTGCAGAAGAATGGGCTGTCAAAGCGGAGCGTTCTGCGATGGATTCAACGTGCTTTAGATGTTCCGTCTCACTTGCAGATCACAGTATGCCGCACATTTTTCCATCTCGTACAAAGGCGAGTCGAAATTTCCTAAAGCAAAGAATTCTGATGCCAGTATCGTTATATAATTTCtgaaattttgttttgtttccttttttctAATATCTGTTTTCCAACAGCAGTTTCAGAAGTTAATTGTTTGTCCAGTAGCCACCAGCGATGGGTTGCGTTATTGCCTTCCCAGCATGCCGAGGACCATGTGTGTTCCATTATTCATTCGAGATGTATAAATGTTACATTCCTGAGTGCTCTGCTTCTTTGGAGAGTCAGTGCAGACTACAGATGGCTGTCTACTGAAAAACTGAACAATCAATTACAATAGCAGAAGGTTGAGATTTCTGTATCTCCAAGTGCCAGTCACACACCGGACTCAAACACTTTCTTTAAACAACCCTAAGAGGAAGATCTGACCTGGTCTTTTACAAACATATGATATTGACTCAGGGGTAAATGGCTGGTTTGAAGGGGAAAGTGGAGATTGGAGAACGTTACCTCTGTGGCACTGGCTACACTGCAGACACTGCTCCATGCCTGTGGGGTGCTCGGCATACGTGCCCTTCTCACACGGGAAGCATATGCCCTTCTCCTGGTCCTTGCTACACTTCTCTTTCACGTAAGTGCCTGTGttacagaaaacattttatgaTAGATGTTAAATATCAAGATATATCAgtatgaggggaaaaaaagcagaatGGGAACCAGTTCTTAATCAGAAAcaaatcaatttaaaattattttattattaagtcCATAGAATGCAACATTTAGGCAAAGATGTTTCATGCAATTTTGAGCCCTGTGTAAAATACATgccattttttttgttacattaaaatgttgtttaatataatgtataatttaaaatgacacataaatgcctcattcattcaaaaatgttttttttttttttttttttggtatataTGCTGACACcagtcaaatatatatatatataaatatatatatatatatatatatatatatatatatatatatatatatatttttttttttttttttttttttcccaaaaaatctaattttgttTCAGCTATGATAATAGTATTAAttgtatacagtcaaaccaaaaattattcagacatttttgatatatttttactagtgggtgtaggacactatagttcatttatgtaagtgaggatagcaaaataaagtaaactgtgacatattatacccaaaaattcttcatacagtagactaccagtaaaactgataaaaatttggaaccaaaaattattcagacactttgacctgaccatgttttgcttaagtgttatctgacataattaagattatttttttctgacacagtttaactcatattttattaccatttttttagactatagtgaataaactgtattaatgaatgaaatgttcaaggtgtctgaataaattttggtttgactgcatgtcatttttttcatgcatttttttatacattaaattatatCTTTTATcgttttacattattttaaccATGGTAATGAGAAACCATCCTGTGATTATCATAGACTCATTAGAAATACTACACAAAAATTAACTtcattacattattacaaaaataaaccaCATATTCTTACTATAATTCCCAATACTAGGCtatattttgtgtttaattCCCATAACAGCAGGTTTGGTGATTTAAGCTTCTCTTGTTTAAGTGTGTAGAGAGCGAAACACAGGCCTCCATTCCTGTCATTCTGGATCTCTAAACAACTCCAGGCCTAGCACAAACCTTACAATATCTCTCAGGAGACAAAGCTCTATGAGGAACCATAGTTTCACAAATGTGAATTCTGAGTTTTTAAGCTCTAAAATATCAATGCTGTTTCTGTGCGAATCATCATCTGAGAATGACACTCTTAATAGTATCAGCAACGGATGTTTGTCAGCACCTCATCGACAAAGCCTGGAAAGCCATTTTAAATATCTTGGAAAAAAAGCCTATGCtgtaatttactttaaaaactttgCTTTGAGCGAGCTGagtcatttgtgtttataatacTGGCCTTTACAAGGGAAGTTCTCACGGTTTGACAGGATCTTCTCTGCTACTTACCAGCTTCACAGTTCTTGCAGCAGAAGCTGTTGTGAGGGTACTCCTGGTTCTCCACACAGCTCAACTGTCTGGCTGTGCGGTTCTGGAGGTCTCCTGCAAACCCGAGCTCTGCTGCCCCATGACCCACAACACTCAAAGCAAAGATAATAGGGACCTTGAGGAAGAGGGAAAAAATAAGTGAGATTTTTCAATATGCATTCATGATGACTCGCAATTCATGTACCCCAGGGGGTACTTGGAAAGATTTTGGTTTTACTTTCTTAAATCTATAAAACAGGCATTATgacttaaatattaaaatgaaaaatattaatatctaaAAGCATTAGTGTAGTCAATGGATTAAATTAATatctttttcatattttatgattattGGAAACACACTGATGCTTTCAATTcctaaataaagaaaagaaaaatacattaataattaaaaaaaaaaatgaactatagacaaattataaattaattacaaacaaataaaaacataaatttgcaGTCATAAAAACTTCAGACAGCAACAGATGTCTTTAGTCATCTTCTcattaacataatttaacaAATATCATGACTTTTGCGAAATATCTAATCTGGATTTCATTTATAAATCAATTGTTGTTGCCGTTGGTGTTGATGAATTGGTATTTAAACTTTCCTGATGGGGCTGTTGGGgcacacaagacaaaaaaaaaaaaaaaagcctggaAAGGGCTGCAGATAAGAGGTTTCTTCTGGAGAAATACCAGTTTTGTACTTTCACACGACTGGAGCGTTgtgctctctcacacacacatttagacTTCTTTCTCAGCTCCAGAGGCAAACAGAGAAGTATTCTGGAGTTCTCATAGCTGACCTTGTGTGAGCAATCTAGCATTTAATTCAAACCATCTGATGTGCACATCTGCAGAGCAAAGCAAATTAACAGAGCAGGAGAGAGTCTATTCCAGGACCAGAACAAAACAACGTATCCTAACAAAACGCACATTCACAGAACTCTAAATGTGCTGTGGGATCCAAGGAAATTCCAGTAAATGTCTAAAATGCTTTCTCAACCAGTGAGTTGTTAGCAAGTTCTGATAAGATCACAGACAGCAATGAAAATCAATGCTAAAAGCAGATCATAAAATGCAACTTCGCACCATATAATCATGCATATTTAGGACAGCAAAATAAACAGGCATGTCAACTTCTCCAATAAACTTTTTCATTGATGTCAGACACAAGCTCAACAGTAATTCATCTGTCATTTGGAAATGACTTTTatgattaatttgtttaataaaccatttaaaaaaactcAAACTCAAGAGCTACTGCTTTGAATCAATCAGATGAATCCTTAATGGAATAAACTCTGAATTCATCAGTGGTTGTTACTGAATCAATTTGACTCACTTTTGGTTCAACATgctgcaacttttttttttttttttttactttgagaAATCAGTATCATTACAAGCTTGCCATTCATTTGATAAAGTTATAGATGCATATTTACAacagacatttttatatatatatacacacacacactctcctgTAGCAAAACTGAATGGTAAATAActtttaaaggtacagtagcaaaAACAGCCAGTTGAACTGGAACATGATCTGTGGAAAATGGTCATTTAATACTAAATTGACTATTTTGGTGCAAGAAACCTtgtctaacattataaatggaatttagaggtaaaaagggtttctttttaacattaataagaCACTATAAACAAATGTTCCCAGTGTTGGTCATTGGCCAGCCAGTTCGGTATCTCTGTCTTTTTGTCTCAGAGGATAATGGGAAATGTAGGCCGTTAGATGGAGCCGATGGTATCGAGTTGCCGGTGAGGTGTATGGCGGTGGTGTTGTGTGTCTGGGAGAATGTGGGTCATTTGAAGTGGTGGCTCTAAAGTGTGTTGTTTAGCCGTAAATGAGGCCTTCTCATTGTGACATGCTGAAAAGAGGGAGAAGAAAGAAGGGGTGCCTCAGGGACCGAGTAAAGTGCTCGTCTGAAGTAGAAGACCCCTGCTCTGCAAGCACAGTCCATACAGAGCTGCTGTTgactccctcacacacacatctctgtCTGCTCACAAGGACCCCAAATATCTCTCCTTTTCTCTCAATtgactctctctctcgcacacacacatacagaaaaGATGAAAAGCAACCACCCTATCACACTCCTTTATcctcttaaacacacacacagagtacaACCCATGACTTTACTTTTCTCTATCTCCCATACACACTGGATTTCTTTGAACATGTCCGTTAGACACTCATTCACCCTATGGATGTGCTCTGACACACACATCTCTTTTATCTCGAACACTGCATTTAACTGAAACCTCACAGCTCTATCTAGACCGTAGGTTTGTAGCTTTTGTCAGTAGTGCAATATAAAATTAGATATTATGTAAAAGTGCTCATTTACAACAGAGTAAATAAACCTGTGAAATCAAAGCTTGACGAACAAAATCTTGTATGGCagtggttttgcttcaggatgCTGATTGGACATTTATACAAAAAGTATACAAATGCCcatgaaatattttatgattGACTAACCACTGTTTACCAATATAAAGAGCATTTACATATGagacatattattattaatattaatattacatattaatatgACTGCTTGTTTGGGTAAATATATGACTTCAAAACCGTGCAGATttctgaatgacttttttttttttttttggcttagGTTGTGTACACGAAGCAATAATACACAGAATACTATACgtgaaaaattacaaatgaaatatgaaacaGTAGATTATGCAACATTTGAAATAGTAGCATGCTGCATCATCTCAATTGTTGATGCTGCATGTTTAAGTTCCACTGAGATattttaagaaaacagaaatagcatttttaaagccattttgacaaaaacattaatttaagtCCAACTGAATAATGAGTCaataaaaagatgttttaaaaatgcagcAGGTATTAATGGCATCATAATGAAAATGGAATACACtaatgtgcaatttttttttaagtctcttatgctcaccaagactgcatttactTGATGAAAAATACCGTAAAAAACATATTGtgattgaaatattattgcaatttacaGTAACTGTcttctatgttaatatattataaGATAATTTCTTGATCATTACACGTCCAGagttcttattatcaatgttgaaattgattACGCTgtgtaatatttctgtggaaactgaaattcaggattctttgatgaatagacagttcaagagcatttatttgaaatagatatgTTTTATAACATTACAAAGGTCActgatgaataaggttttttaaaagtgtaaaaaaaacaatggatatagaattaattttgaagttttattaagtgttaacaatgagattatgtgatttttaataatcaattaacaccgcttttgtcattttggacaAATGGATCgtcaagatggacaaaatttgtcaccaaaaaagtcatccGGTTTAACCAAAagtttggttttaccgaatgacgcttttggttataccaaatgacgatattttcaaaaaatgctaacaggctgatatctagccagctagctaacaaaagaacaatcaaacattttatatttagtacaagtttttcaagtattacaacattttccatgttttatagcggttgtaccgaatgacctgatgtttcaggacatgcgtttgaacaagtgaaaacatgaatttttcaaatagttagttactttgcttcacaaccatgtggtcctttgcaggtgtctgaatgatgtcacatcctgtcacatgatactgaccgcatgacttgatctaaaatggtccctttatattggttactccgaatgacatcaatgaaattcatttttccggacattctttctcataacaaagcaatgccttcttcacataattttaataccattttgcactatgttaatgttaatatatgatgttataaaattatgccagaataaaaaatatatacatttattacatttttagatattttaattacaaatgaaatggctgtactggcctttggacggttaaaccgaatgaccttttgacacttcaaaatctttaaaatacctttatatgtagcaaaatataattaaaaccttttggatttaataaaagagatctagttgtactaccttacatattTTGGATGTCAAATCattgttgtttattattattaaggcctttggacaaaaaaaaaaaaaattctgtcacgTCATTTACCCGttaatgtcttcactgtcactttggattaatttattccattcttgctgaatagcattaatttctttccaaaaactCCAGTAGTGTATCAAGTTgagcacattgcattgtgggacacTCCCATGTAGTGTGCTTTGATTATATACTCCATATTTTTGCAATTGTTTGAGTATCCTAATCTTCCTAGTATCCTATGCCTGCAAAAAACGGCAATTACAAAAATAGTAAAAGTAGTATGCTATTCTGTAGCCTTTGATTCCACGTGCCCTTTAATGTTTAGACAGCAAGTTAAAACTACACTGCTGGTAACAATCTGCAACAGCAAAACTTCAGATGTTGACAGTGTAATATTATGTACTAATTGCTGTAGAATAGCAACAgggtagggctgcacaattaatcgaatttctaaTCGCGATTACAAAGGCCACGATTTCGTACAGTATATACAGAACATTTCAGaaagagtgttttcagcttgttttttatttttatacaaaaatatggcatgcagttgcttcaaacaatggtgTAAAGCTATTCAATACATCATTTAATGTAAATAGtgataatcataattaataattgaaTTACAATTTCCAGAGATAAttgacaattatg is a window encoding:
- the tnfrsfa gene encoding tumor necrosis factor receptor superfamily, member a, with amino-acid sequence MEKSTTMIAMVPIIFALSVVGHGAAELGFAGDLQNRTARQLSCVENQEYPHNSFCCKNCEAGTYVKEKCSKDQEKGICFPCEKGTYAEHPTGMEQCLQCSQCHRDQIVVAECTSTSNTKCECKSGSFCLPDEPCEVCKKCARCKADEEEVSRCNATSNTKCRKRTTTDPTAGLTDAPSPSNNTDVIAIVLPILVLILIIFFIPLGIFLWKKGYCRRSDTPGDLKEVKIPIDECPRSEEEKENSRNAGLEREEEQRPESRPLLTQETQETGSKSIPVEDEDRGLGDSLPNTTSSSQTSLSALPSAVYIEDSPRSSPPAPRQTERDTESWAKDDGPPRKLVPLLGEEESLSKSFDLFDALDVRYHNKFFRSIGVSDNAIKVAETQQPMDKVYDLLRVWMQKEGLRANINTLLQALLDLDQRYSAEHIASKAVERGYYKYE